A window of the Hevea brasiliensis isolate MT/VB/25A 57/8 chromosome 6, ASM3005281v1, whole genome shotgun sequence genome harbors these coding sequences:
- the LOC110655723 gene encoding F-box/WD-40 repeat-containing protein At5g21040: MAFECQESIKVSENYNCEENSNPKAKNSGISNSSFDCHSKKAISIAESSKQLPCNDVLPNYRRSITDLPPALISEILNCLDPKELGVVSCVSTILNRLASENQVWKEVYCERWGLPLVPAPLGVGLSDEKSWKELFVEREFRSKTFLGGYSIDVLYGHTEAVRTVFLLVSAKLIFTSGYDSIVRMWDMEDGLSISSSRPLGGTIRAVAADTKLLVAGGTDGFIQGWKAVEGLPYLFDLKGSEEPNTEFRLWEHEGPITSLALDLMRIYSGSWDMTVRVWDRSSLKCLKVLRHSDWVWGLAPHDTTVASTSGSDVYVWDACSGTPLTVIDRAHVGNTYSLARSHTGDFLFTGGEDGEIHMFEIIGHNYMANVFKVATWIPHSGPVYSLAFEFPWLISASSDGKLSLIDVRKLPRTSRRSLGKNISRAKNVDCSVEPTQRMLHGFGPNLFSVDIGADRIVCGGEEGVVRIWNFSQALEIERRVRALKGVRLENRMRRRKLQKEMSKGKRTRQCSAAAKNSMHGDRRKVWHSKRGISSKLKA; encoded by the coding sequence ATGGCATTTGAATGCCAAGAAAGCATTAAGGTGTCGGAAAATTACAATTGTGAGGAGAATTCTAATCCAAAAGCAAAAAATTCTGGAATTTCAAACTCCTCATTTGATTGCCATTCTAAGAAGGCAATTTCAATAGCTGAAAGTTCAAAACAGCTGCCTTGTAATGATGTTTTGCCCAATTATCGCCGGTCAATCACTGACCTTCCTCCGGCCTTGATTTCTGAAATCCTTAATTGTCTTGACCCTAAGGAGCTTGGTGTAGTTTCGTGTGTATCGACCATTCTCAATAGACTTGCATCTGAGAACCAGGTTTGGAAAGAAGTCTATTGTGAGAGATGGGGACTCCCGTTGGTGCCTGCACCACTAGGCGTGGGGCTTTCAGATGAGAAGTCATGGAAGGAATTGTTTGTGGAGAGAGAGTTTAGGAGTAAGACTTTCTTGGGTGGTTACAGCATTGATGTTCTGTATGGTCATACAGAAGCAGTTAGAACAGTTTTCCTTTTGGTTTCTGCTAAGCTCATTTTTACTTCTGGGTATGACTCCATTGTTCGGATGTGGGACATGGAAGATGGACTATCTATTTCATCTTCAAGGCCCCTTGGAGGCACTATTCGAGCAGTTGCAGCGGATACAAAGCTTTTGGTTGCTGGTGGTACTGATGGTTTCATCCAAGGTTGGAAGGCAGTGGAGGGTCTCCCATACTTGTTCGACCTTAAGGGTTCTGAGGAGCCAAATACTGAATTTAGACTTTGGGAACATGAGGGACCAATAACATCTCTTGCATTGGACCTCATGAGGATTTACAGCGGCTCATGGGACATGACTGTTCGTGTATGGGATCGTTCCTCTCTAAAATGCTTAAAGGTCTTGAGACATAGTGACTGGGTATGGGGCCTTGCTCCACACGATACAACAGTTGCTAGCACATCAGGCTCAGATGTGTATGTTTGGGACGCTTGTAGTGGGACTCCGTTAACTGTTATTGACCGTGCTCATGTTGGTAACACTTATTCTTTGGCAAGAAGCCACACAGGGGACTTCCTTTTTACTGGAGGAGAAGATGGGGAAATACATATGTTTGAGATCATAGGTCACAACTACATGGCAAATGTTTTTAAGGTGGCAACTTGGATTCCTCATTCTGGTCCTGTTTATTCCCTTGCATTTGAGTTTCCATGGCTGATTTCAGCTTCTAGTGATGGTAAGTTGTCACTGATAGATGTTAGAAAACTACCAAGGACAAGCAGACGCTCCTTGGGAAAGAATATTTCAAGGGCTAAAAATGTGGACTGCAGTGTGGAACCAACCCAAAGGATGCTACATGGATTTGGGCCCAATTTGTTTTCAGTGGACATTGGCGCTGACCGTATAGTATGTGGAGGAGAAGAGGGTGTTGTAAGGATCTGGAACTTTTCGCAAGCTTTGGAAATCGAGCGGAGGGTTCGAGCTCTAAAAGGAGTCCGGTTGGAGAATCGGATGAGGCGGCGCAAGCTCCAAAAAGAGATGAGCAAAGGTAAACGAACTCGTCAGTGTTCTGCGGCAGCCAAGAACTCCATGCATGGAGATAGGCGTAAGGTCTGGCACAGTAAACGTGGAATCAGTAGCAAGCTGAAGGCATAG